In Flavobacterium sp. N3904, one DNA window encodes the following:
- a CDS encoding acyl-CoA carboxylase subunit beta, with product MDLNFNKNEDHNKLLLSELKQKFTKVKLGGGEKRIEKLHAEGKMTARERIDYLLDSNAKSIEIGAFAGKKMYADHGGCPSGGVIVKIGYIKGKQCIVVANDATVKAGAWFPITAKKNLRAQEIAMENRLPIIYLVDSAGVYLPLQDEIFPDKEHFGRIFRNNAQMSSMGITQIAAVMGSCVAGGAYLPIMSDEALIVDKTGSIFLAGSYLVKAAIGESIDNETLGGATTHCEISGVTDYKAKDDKDALDKIRNIVDKIGDFDKAGYNRIKAEKPALDEKEIYGILPKARNEQYDMMEIINRLVDNSEFEAYKDGYGQSLITGYARIDGWAVGIVANQRKVVKTTKGEMQFGGVIYSDSADKATRFIANCNQKKIPLVFVQDVTGFMVGSKSEHGGIIKDGAKMVNAVSNSVVPKFTVIVGNSYGAGNYAMCGKAFDPRLIFAWPSAELAVMGGTQAAKVLAQIEASSLKGKGEIVDEAKEAELFAKIKARYDEQVSPYYAAARLWTDAIIDPLETRTWISMGIEAANHAPIEKKFNLGVIQV from the coding sequence ATGGATTTAAACTTCAATAAAAACGAAGATCACAATAAACTTTTACTGTCTGAACTCAAGCAAAAATTCACCAAAGTCAAACTGGGTGGTGGTGAAAAACGAATCGAAAAGCTACATGCCGAAGGCAAAATGACCGCTCGGGAACGCATTGACTATCTGTTGGACTCGAATGCAAAATCTATTGAGATTGGCGCTTTTGCGGGAAAAAAAATGTATGCAGACCACGGCGGATGCCCATCAGGAGGCGTAATTGTAAAAATAGGATACATCAAAGGAAAACAATGCATTGTTGTAGCCAATGATGCAACAGTCAAAGCTGGAGCCTGGTTTCCTATTACCGCAAAGAAAAACCTGAGAGCACAGGAAATTGCGATGGAGAATCGTTTGCCTATCATCTATTTGGTTGATAGTGCCGGCGTTTATTTGCCATTGCAAGACGAAATTTTTCCAGACAAAGAACATTTTGGACGGATCTTTAGAAACAATGCACAAATGAGCAGCATGGGAATTACCCAAATCGCAGCAGTAATGGGCAGTTGTGTTGCTGGTGGTGCTTACCTTCCAATTATGAGCGATGAAGCTCTGATTGTGGACAAAACAGGAAGTATTTTCTTGGCGGGAAGCTATTTGGTCAAAGCAGCTATTGGCGAAAGTATCGACAATGAAACTTTGGGAGGAGCCACAACGCATTGCGAGATTTCAGGAGTGACAGATTACAAAGCCAAAGACGATAAAGACGCTTTAGATAAAATCAGAAACATAGTCGATAAAATCGGTGATTTTGATAAAGCGGGGTACAACCGTATTAAGGCAGAAAAACCAGCTTTGGACGAAAAAGAAATATACGGTATTTTGCCAAAAGCCAGAAATGAGCAATACGATATGATGGAAATCATCAATCGATTGGTAGATAATTCTGAATTTGAAGCATATAAAGACGGATACGGTCAATCACTCATTACTGGTTATGCCAGAATTGACGGTTGGGCTGTTGGAATAGTGGCCAATCAGAGAAAAGTGGTAAAAACGACCAAAGGCGAAATGCAATTTGGAGGTGTTATTTATTCGGATTCGGCAGACAAAGCGACTCGTTTTATTGCCAATTGCAACCAAAAGAAGATTCCGTTGGTTTTTGTTCAAGATGTAACTGGCTTTATGGTAGGTTCAAAATCCGAACATGGCGGAATAATAAAAGACGGTGCAAAAATGGTGAATGCCGTTTCCAATTCAGTGGTACCAAAATTTACGGTCATAGTTGGAAATTCATACGGAGCAGGAAACTATGCGATGTGCGGAAAAGCATTCGATCCGCGATTAATATTTGCGTGGCCAAGCGCAGAATTGGCCGTAATGGGAGGCACACAGGCCGCAAAAGTGTTGGCACAAATTGAAGCTTCTTCACTAAAAGGTAAAGGAGAAATTGTAGATGAAGCCAAAGAAGCCGAATTGTTTGCCAAAATTAAAGCCCGATATGACGAGCAGGTTTCACCATATTATGCAGCCGCTCGCTTGTGGACAGATGCTATAATTGATCCTTTAGAAACCAGAACTTGGATTTCTATGGGAATTGAAGCGGCCAACCACGCTCCTATCGAAAAGAAATTTAATTTAGGCGTAATTCAAGTATAA